GGTGTAAGAAAATGACAACATAATTGCCAAAAAAGGGATCAGCCCTCTTGATATGAGACAGGTCAGAGATGCATCTTTCTGGTTCAGACCAGATACATGATCCATGTTACTAATGTTTTGTGTTTGACAGGATGAAGTGAAAGAGTGATAATCACGAGAAGTGTAAACATTCTGCTTTACCACAGATAAGATTTTACTGCTATCTTCTTTTTCTAATGCAAATTCCTTCAAACATACATTTTTTAGCTCCTCCCGAGACATCATTTTTAAATCACATAGTACCTTAATGCCACTTTTTTCTGTAGCAACCTTGAAATGGTATCTTAATCGAGTAGCCAAATATGCAGCTACGTAATGTCTAGTGGATATTAAACCAAGATAGATACTCCTCCCCAAAACTAATAAGTTAGTTAATACAACATAATCTTAACgttgaaaaaacaaatcataTGTTGATacaaatacttaaaaagcaCAGGATAACTTTAAATACCTGTTTCAGGTTGAACAAGAAATTTCTAGTTAGATATGCCTGGACAATGGCCCGGGCACTCAGAAAAAGTAGCTGGTATCCATTTTCCTGACATGAAATACAGATAAAGTATTTAGAAATTAATCTCCTAGATATATAAATCGACAAGACAATAGGCTTCACCATAACACCATGCTTGCTAGACTGCATTTTACATTAGAAAGATCGCAAAGTTATGTTGATAAccattaaatttgtttacatttttcATTCCAATGGAAAGAAAGGCAAGCAGTAATCTGGGGCAATTAGGATAAACATATCCAAAAGCACTCGTacgataaaaaaatacaaaagtaaaatgaaacaaacttttcccataaatgaaaattaacttaCACACCTCTACTTTTAGAGGAGTTAAATGAAAGAGTTGTTCAAAAGTTGAGATGGataagttgattttaaattgtataagttttattcaatttcttattttcttctcctatAACATAAGGAATCCTAGTCCTAAATTgcataatcataattataataatactaataatgaAGGAAGGGTTAATCCAAGCGTAATAAGTCCAGGACACTTGcccaatttaataattttcatagaaataaaactaaaaaatccAATCACAGAATCGTGTGGTATTATGTTAATGGTCCTTGatacaaaattttgataaactaaACATTCGTAGCTATGTAATcttaaattattagtaaaaatatttatgaaatgcAAAGTGAAACAGTAAAAGAAAGTGAACTATGTATGGTAAACTTGAAGTacacaggaaaaaaaaatgtgttgatAACACTAGCACCAATTACATTCTCAGTTTCtctatttgtaaaaattaatctatttaaaataaagaaacaaaatatgcagaaaaaaaataggaagattctaaagatattttatcttattcaaTATGGAGACCCTAAAGATACTTTTAACCCAATAAAGCGCAATGTACAACAGGTAATGAAAGTAGACTGTCACACTAGTCACCAGCCTTCCTATGGACTACGTTTGTTGATTGAACAAAAAATACTTGACCAGGCCTCAGCCTCATTTACGGAGCAATAGCAAGTCCTGGCTAAAAGGAGGAAGGTTTAGTTCCTTTCAAACCCATAAATTTATGAGCGCATATATATTTACATCTACATAAGATCTATAAAACAAACCTAACCAAAGAGAGTGAACTTTAAATTACTGCAGATGCAATAAGAATATCTATGCCACAGTTCAATTCATCCTTAAAATAGAATACCCAAGAGGTAAATAGAAGTTACCTAGGCCTAGCAACTGAATTTTGTTTTCTGTCTCTAATACGAGTCCCTCATCAGTTGTACAAACTCAAGCCAAATTTAGGAATAATGTACACATCTATGTTAAGAGACACAAATGAAGAACTAGCAacaagaatttgaaatttaattacaCATTCCACTGTACAATAATCTTCTTACATAAATATCCTATGAAGATCTGTTTCCATTTACCTCTTTAAATTTTTGCCATAACAATCCTACCCGAATTTAAATGAACATATGTTAGATctgtacaaataaaaaaaaatacatacctTAATGGCACAGAAAAGCCTGGCCACTCCAGATTGCGTCCAATCTTTGCCAACTAAAGGCATGAACTGCCCCAAAACATCAGAcctaaaaggaaagaaaatacaAGACTTTTTTTATTGTGGTTCTGAAATCATAGTGTAACTGACTTATATTCCCTCTGTATTCAGACATATTTGTCTAATCGTAAGAGGAAATGCAATCgtgtttaacatcattttgtcATGAACAAACATTATAGCCCAAGGGTGTACATGATTTTGTACATAAAACGAAAACCAAACTCAACTTAAAACAGAGTATATAGATTGGATTTTAAATCAAACcactctattttttaaaaactagttTGGTTTTTTACCAAACCAGATTcaaattgttggaagtcccacatcgactagagataaggccaatttataatatataagtgaggtgcaaaccttacgttacaagccggttttgtggggttgaattaggcttaaaacccacattctaacatggtatcagagccatgattaaaGCTTATCCTAGcaagttctaagtgggcatttctgttttcatccgttgtcgggccgctattggaccacccaatttctactatcatgcacgagatgtctataccttgGCATCggctagagataagaccaatttataatatataagtgaggtgcaaacctcaccttacaagctggttttgggggatgtgaggtgcaaacctcaccttacaaactagttttgtgaggttgagttaggcttaaaacttACTTtctaatacaaattatttaaccAGTTTATGAACAAAACTGGGTTTTAATTCGAAACCAGtttttaaaaccaaaacatatttttaaaatggtccaaaactgatttagaattagttttatttataatcagtTTTTAAAACCAGATAACCAAACCATTTGTAAAGAATTGAGCTAGCTAGGCTTAAATACTATGTGTATTGTCCGCAATTTTCTAGAGTGGTTAggtttaatttaacttttttttgcACAGCCCTaatctaaaataacaaagaCAAGTTGGGTATGGGTAaaagtttcttaaaaaaatattgaatgtgTGCAATCTGTATGGCCTCCTATGAAAAAGCAGTACAAAAGGAGAAATAGAGTTAGGCCCAATTATTATGCAGTCACCCCAGTTAATGAGGCTTTGTAAAGAGTGTAACTAACCAGCTGCCCATTCAGATTTTATCTTCTCCTTAAAGTCATTGTCCCAGATAAGGATTCATCAAtgagcataatttttttttctctctctatctacCCTTTTTGTATATGATGCAGTTTCTAACACTACCATCACAGGGAGACAatctaaaaatgtaaaaaaacgAAGACCATTCTCTACAAGGTTTAGTCAAAGCATCAGCAACGAATTTTACATAGTATGTGCACAAGCTAATGACATATGCTTCAGACTAAAAGCCCTTTAATGAACCATAAGCTTATAGAAAGCCTGAATCCAAGACGAGGAACAACTACAAATATGAAATTTCACACTTCAAAGCAGATCCTGCCCCCCTCTTCTCCATTGCCTTTCACTTTGTAACAGTCTAATTAGCATCAACAATTACCAAAGTTTGCATTATGGACAACATGGATTTCATCTATAATTTAATCCAAACAGAagttgaagagaaaaataacaatattgaaGTAGCGTCTATGTCAGGTAAAGTTAAAACAATACTTGTAGCAAAAAAGCATTTTTAGCAGCCTTACTTGGTAATAGTTCCATCAACGTCTGAAATAACAATTCTTGCATTCCACTTCCATAAATAGATGTGAGCATCAACCTGTAATGCAATTAAAACTTCTCTCTTAAACAAAAAATGTCAATAAATGAATGTTAGAAGTTAGTGAATAAATGTCAACCTGTTGTGTACCGAGAACCCTTGTAGAGAAACTGAATGTTACCAAATTTTGACCATCTTTGAGGTTTAAGGATGCTATCTGCTCATTAGTGGGAACATTTGTTCTTAGAAATTGCTTTCCAGGAGATCCCTGGGTACTGGATGTTGGAGTTTGGTCTGCAAAAGATCCAGACTCAGAATCAAGAAACACCTCCTCATTTGATGTATTGCTATTAGTATGGTCAAATGTTTTGACCTTTCGGAAAGGAATAGACCACAGTCTCCATCTGCGCCCAGCCGAAGATGATCCTAGATCATTATCCCTAGACTTCAATGCTTGATCCTGTTCCACAGGAACCGTATCTTTGGGCTCAACAGGCAAATCTAAACCATAAACAGCCATTCCAAGAACAAGAGGAGAAGCCTTTTCCCACGTCATGTACCTCTCTTTAAACTTGATAACAAGATttggatttttaattattgaaggAGCAGAACTTGTGAAGTCAACTGAAGATATGCGATGTGCTTCAAACACTTCAGCAGCAGCTACTGAACCCATCCCCGGCTTAAGTTCATGACCACAAAGTGAAATCTCAAATCCTTCAAATTaatagttaaatgaaaataaataaacattgcattaatattaaataaataattgaagaatccAAGTGCAAGCCATTTGCAGCACTGGTCTTACCCAAACCCAAGTGGCTTTGATCCCCTTTATTTGAAGTTTCTGTTTGAGGTTCCACTACCTCAGATGTAGCCCTGACATCTTTGAGTGAAGGGGCTTGTTGACTCTCATCTCCCGCATTATTTGACACTGACTTGACAGCATGTTCATTATTCTGTTCTGTTTCAGTAGTAACTGAACGATAGCCAggatcaatttcaatttctccaGATGCATTTTTCTCAACCTCTCCAATTACCCATTCTGATTTTGGATATCCATAGCCATTAGAAGAAATAGAACAACCAGGAGGTGATAAATCATCGCCGCTTTTAGGTTGCACAATCCTCCCTTGTTCATCTTCATTAACTACAAAACAACTTCCATTAGATTGATCTGCTGAATTTTGAATCCCCAATGGAGAATCTGTATCTTGTAAATCAGCAGCATTTCCAGCCTGCTGACCAAAATGTTGCAGCTCCAAACAGCTTTTGAAAACATTCTCCCTATTGATACCAGATGCAGCCACTTCTGAATCAGTTTTCACCTCCGGATTTTTAATCTCTAAGTTTTCCTGCGTCTGACTAATATGTGCCTCCTCTCTTTGACAAACTTCGTGTAAGAGCTTAAAAGTATTATCGTCACCATTAATGTTACAACATCTAGGATGGACATTAGTTGTTTGAGCATCTAGCTGACTAATATAATCAGTAGCCCAAGCATTTTCACCAATCTTTCCATTGCCTTCACATAAGTCAGTCTCTTCACCTGGTCCCAGGTGAAATTGAGGAGTTTTTAAGTGCACATTCTCCTCAGTTTGCTCGGTTTCTGAGATAGGGGCCATTAATATATGACCATCAACACTCACCAAGACCATCTCTGGATGTGCACCCTGTGACTCTGCAAAATTGTCTCCCTCTAGGCTCCCGAATGAATTAGAGTCGTATTCTGACAACTCAACTGAATCTTCTAAAGAAGATCGATCATCTGGAAATTCGTAAAATCTCCTATCAACATCAGATTCTGACCTTTGAATTTGAGGCGCATGCACAACTGAGGAATCACACTGCTCTTTCAACTTCAGAACCCCAGAATCCGATATGCTATGATCAAGTCTATGAACATTACCTAAATAGCCATTCTTTTGGTCAATGGAATCTTGAACAAcctcaattgaatcaatc
This genomic interval from Vigna radiata var. radiata cultivar VC1973A chromosome 8, Vradiata_ver6, whole genome shotgun sequence contains the following:
- the LOC106772314 gene encoding phosphatidate phosphatase PAH1, encoding MNVVGKVGSLISQGVYSVATPFHPFGGAIDVIVVQQQDGTFRSTPWYVRFGKFQGVLKGEEKYVKINVNGVEANFHMCLDNSGEAYFLKEVDYDKVIDSIEVVQDSIDQKNGYLGNVHRLDHSISDSGVLKLKEQCDSSVVHAPQIQRSESDVDRRFYEFPDDRSSLEDSVELSEYDSNSFGSLEGDNFAESQGAHPEMVLVSVDGHILMAPISETEQTEENVHLKTPQFHLGPGEETDLCEGNGKIGENAWATDYISQLDAQTTNVHPRCCNINGDDNTFKLLHEVCQREEAHISQTQENLEIKNPEVKTDSEVAASGINRENVFKSCLELQHFGQQAGNAADLQDTDSPLGIQNSADQSNGSCFVVNEDEQGRIVQPKSGDDLSPPGCSISSNGYGYPKSEWVIGEVEKNASGEIEIDPGYRSVTTETEQNNEHAVKSVSNNAGDESQQAPSLKDVRATSEVVEPQTETSNKGDQSHLGLGFEISLCGHELKPGMGSVAAAEVFEAHRISSVDFTSSAPSIIKNPNLVIKFKERYMTWEKASPLVLGMAVYGLDLPVEPKDTVPVEQDQALKSRDNDLGSSSAGRRWRLWSIPFRKVKTFDHTNSNTSNEEVFLDSESGSFADQTPTSSTQGSPGKQFLRTNVPTNEQIASLNLKDGQNLVTFSFSTRVLGTQQVDAHIYLWKWNARIVISDVDGTITKSDVLGQFMPLVGKDWTQSGVARLFCAIKENGYQLLFLSARAIVQAYLTRNFLFNLKQDGKTLPNGPVVISPDGLFPSLYREVIRRAPHEFKIACLEDIKKLFPSDYNPFYAGFGNRDTDELSYRKIGIPKGKIFIINPKGEVAISHRIGAKSYTSLHTLVNDMFPPTSLVEQEDYNSWNYWKTPLPDLD